From Bordetella flabilis, the proteins below share one genomic window:
- the hisH gene encoding imidazole glycerol phosphate synthase subunit HisH, which yields MTSIAIVDYGMGNFHSVARALAAAAPDADIRICNTVADIDAADRVVFPGQGAMADCMRTLNESGLREAVLHAARSKPLLGVCVGEQMLFDTSEEGPTICLGIFPGVVHRFSGPQYAAPIGAYEDPAVAPPDGERLKVPHMGWNKVRQTRSHPIWAGIPDGTHFYFVHSYYAVPADPGLTVGESDYGGSFTCAVATANIFAVQFHPEKSADHGLRLYRNFVDWRP from the coding sequence GTGACTTCGATCGCTATCGTCGACTACGGCATGGGCAACTTCCACTCCGTGGCGCGCGCCCTGGCCGCCGCCGCGCCGGACGCCGACATCCGCATCTGCAATACCGTGGCCGATATCGACGCCGCGGATCGCGTCGTCTTTCCGGGGCAGGGCGCCATGGCCGACTGCATGCGCACCCTGAATGAATCCGGCCTGCGCGAGGCCGTGCTGCACGCCGCGCGCAGCAAGCCGCTGCTGGGCGTCTGCGTGGGCGAACAGATGCTGTTCGACACCAGCGAGGAAGGACCGACCATCTGCCTGGGCATATTCCCCGGCGTGGTGCATCGTTTCAGCGGCCCGCAGTACGCCGCACCTATCGGTGCCTATGAAGACCCTGCCGTGGCACCGCCCGATGGCGAACGCCTGAAGGTTCCGCACATGGGATGGAACAAAGTGCGCCAGACGCGCTCTCATCCTATCTGGGCCGGCATTCCGGATGGCACCCATTTCTATTTCGTGCACAGTTATTACGCCGTGCCCGCCGATCCCGGCCTGACCGTTGGGGAAAGCGATTACGGCGGTTCCTTTACCTGCGCGGTGGCGACGGCTAACATTTTCGCGGTGCAATTCCACCCGGAGAAGAGCGCCGATCACGGCCTGCGGCTGTACCGGAATTTCGTAGACTGGCGTCCGTGA
- the hisA gene encoding 1-(5-phosphoribosyl)-5-[(5-phosphoribosylamino)methylideneamino]imidazole-4-carboxamide isomerase, translating into MLLIPAIDLKDGRCVRLRQGDLDDATVFSEDPAAMATHWLEQGARRLHLVDLNGAVAGKPRNEASIRAIVDAVGDEIPVQIGGGIRDLDTIERYLDNGISYVIIGTAAVKNPGFLHDACGAFPGSIIVGLDARDGKIATDGWSKLTRHDVLDLASKFEDYGCEAIIYTDIGRDGMLSGVNVEATVRLAQHVRIPIFASGGIAGIEDIEALCAVEEEGVEGAILGRSIYEGALNFQAAQTRADELAKP; encoded by the coding sequence ATGCTGCTGATCCCCGCCATCGACCTCAAAGACGGGCGTTGCGTGCGCCTGCGCCAGGGTGACCTGGACGATGCAACGGTGTTCTCCGAAGACCCGGCCGCCATGGCCACGCATTGGCTGGAACAAGGCGCACGGCGCCTGCATCTGGTCGACCTCAACGGCGCCGTGGCCGGCAAGCCGCGCAACGAAGCCAGCATCAGGGCCATCGTCGACGCGGTCGGCGACGAAATCCCGGTCCAGATCGGCGGCGGCATCCGCGACCTGGACACCATCGAGCGCTACCTCGACAACGGCATCTCCTACGTCATCATCGGCACCGCCGCGGTCAAGAACCCCGGCTTCCTGCACGACGCCTGCGGCGCCTTTCCGGGCAGCATCATCGTCGGCCTGGATGCGCGCGACGGCAAGATCGCCACCGACGGCTGGAGCAAGCTGACCCGCCACGACGTCCTGGACCTGGCGAGCAAGTTCGAGGACTATGGCTGCGAAGCCATCATCTACACGGACATCGGCCGCGACGGCATGCTGTCCGGCGTCAACGTCGAGGCCACCGTGCGGCTGGCCCAGCATGTGCGGATTCCCATCTTCGCTTCCGGCGGCATCGCGGGCATCGAAGACATCGAAGCCCTTTGCGCGGTCGAGGAAGAAGGCGTCGAAGGTGCCATCCTGGGCCGCAGCATCTACGAAGGCGCGCTGAATTTCCAGGCCGCGCAGACGCGCGCCGACGAGCTGGCCAAGCCATGA